The proteins below are encoded in one region of Pseudophryne corroboree isolate aPseCor3 chromosome 8, aPseCor3.hap2, whole genome shotgun sequence:
- the LOC134949952 gene encoding olfactory receptor 1L4-like, translating into MDVKNQTFIAFTLLGLSEKPHLRLPLFSFFVGAYILCIVGNLVIITLISTQPQFHTPMYLLLGNLSVVDVCLTSITVPKALYNLFSGNMSISFHGCFLQLFLFHAVGNMDSFLLAVMALDRYAAICQPLHYATIMSKRTCVWLVTSSWVIVSLHSTLFTAMTSTIQYCGWVIHHYFCDVPALLLLSCTDTSVRQHVVFIEGSLIVMGPMLFILGSYILIIRAVLKLRTSKGRRQTFSTCSSHLTVVILFYSSIIFMYFRPSSLYSLSYDRVISVVYSVITPMLNPFIYSLRNKEVKCAVKKVAQYGRRRGQKRMQEIEEKD; encoded by the coding sequence ATGGATGTGAAGAATCAGACCTTCATTGCCTTCACTCTACTAGGTCTCTCGGAAAAGCCTCACCTTCGTCTGCCCCTTTTCTCTTTCTTCGTGGGAGCATACATACTGTGCATTGTGGGCAACCTTGTAATCATTACACTTATCTCAACTCAACCTCAGTTCCATACCCCAATGTACCTGTTGCTGGGAAACCTTTCTGTTGTCGATGTCTGTCTCACATCTATAACCGTCCCCAAGGCTCTTTACAACCTCTTCTCAGGGAACATGTCCATTTCATTTCATGGCTGCTTCCTGCAACTGTTCCTGTTCCACGCGGTGGGTAACATGGACAGCTTTCTGCTGGCAGTCATGGCCTTGGATCGGTATGCAGCCATTTGTCAGCCATTACATTACGCCACTATTATGAGCAAGAGAACATGTGTTTGGCTGGTGACTTCTTCATGGGTTATTGTCAGCCTCCACTCTACTCTGTTCACAGCCATGACATCTACAATTCAGTACTGTGGTTGGGTCATTCACCACTACTTCTGTGATGTCCCCGCCCTATTACTGCTCTCCTGCACAGACACTTCAGTTCGGCAGCATGTTGTCTTCATTGAGGGGTCCTTAATTGTCATGGGCCCCATGCTGTTTATTCTGGGCTCCTACATCCTAATTATAAGGGCTGTTTTAAAGCTACGGACCTCCAAAGGCAGGAGACAAACCTTCTCCACATGTTCCTCTCACCTAACGGTGGTCATCTTGTTTTATAGCTCAATTATATTCATGTACTTTCGCCCAAGCTCCCTATATTCATTGTCCTATGATCGGGTGATCAGCGTGGTCTACAGTGTTATCACGCCCATGCTCAACCCATTTATTTATAGTCTGAGGAACAAGGAGGTCAAATGTGCCGTCAAGAAAGTGGCTCAATATGGTAGGAGACGTGGACAAAAACGGATGCAAGAGATAGAAGAGAAGGACTAA